One Cucurbita pepo subsp. pepo cultivar mu-cu-16 chromosome LG20, ASM280686v2, whole genome shotgun sequence genomic window carries:
- the LOC111783484 gene encoding uncharacterized protein LOC111783484, producing the protein MADPSPKPVSMTLETAISVTKSILVSVGIISTLILFKVAVIPKVASLVITTLPGLWVSFRLWLSPPYIFIVFNFIIFAVAASSIFRRQKDASENNYISHENTHVAASTPYKWTHEDRNFSITGSIEIWDRIPTEDEQGKEVEEEKPVKWDFPTLFTEKFSDPSSGKLCAYPGEKVEEEEDAGGGGGGDSDSMDATWKAIMEREGKQTPQLKKSQTWDSPPPARLIRAAVDSAADEEDPVAWARDEVRKSERFHQTLSFRRKVSLTSEELKSRAEAFIEMVNQSIRLQRQESEQRFLQAMQRSF; encoded by the coding sequence ATGGCTGATCCGTCACCAAAACCTGTAAGTATGACATTAGAGACGGCAATCTCGGTTACTAAATCGATATTGGTGTCGGTTGGGATTATATCCACTCTAATTTTGTTCAAAGTGGCTGTAATCCCAAAAGTAGCGAGTCTTGTGATCACAACTCTTCCTGGTTTATGGGTGTCCTTTAGATTATGGCTATCTCCTCCCTACATCTTCATCGTTTTCAACTTCATTATATTTGCCGTCGCCGCCTCCTCCATCTTCCGTCGCCAAAAGGACGCATCCGAAAATAATTACATCTCTCATGAAAACACTCACGTTGCTGCATCCACTCCCTATAAATGGACGCATGAAGACCGGAACTTTTCGATCACTGGCTCCATAGAAATCTGGGATAGGATCCCGACCGAGGATGAACAGGGgaaagaagtagaagaagagaaaCCGGTGAAATGGGATTTCCCGACTCTATTCACTGAAAAATTCAGTGACCCATCATCGGGGAAGTTATGTGCATATCCCGGCGAGAaggtggaggaggaagaagatgccggtggcggcggcggcggtgacAGTGACTCGATGGACGCCACGTGGAAGGCAATCATGGAAAGGGAAGGGAAACAGACGCCGCAGCTGAAGAAGAGCCAGACATGGGACTCCCCTCCACCGGCACGCTTAATTAGAGCAGCCGTTGACTCCGCCGCAGACGAGGAAGACCCGGTGGCGTGGGCTCGGGATGAGGTTAGGAAGTCGGAGAGGTTCCACCAAACGCTGTCGTTCCGGAGAAAGGTATCGTTGACTTCGGAAGAACTGAAGAGCCGGGCAGAGGCCTTCATAGAAATGGTAAACCAGAGCATTCGGTTACAGAGGCAAGAATCGGAGCAGCGTTTCTTGCAGGCAATGCAACGTAGCTTTTAG
- the LOC111783653 gene encoding putative D-cysteine desulfhydrase 1, mitochondrial, protein MKLRPITNTMEITTPEISKKKEEENDVVPESLEFLTVRRYAPPSWASHLNHIPTHFSSLGHFTTPIHKWNLPNLPKNTHVWIKREDLCGMQLSGNKVRKLEFFIADALQQGADCIITAGFVQSNHCRATAVAAKYFNLDSYLILFTSKALVNEDPGLKGNLLVERLVGAQVELAPIEDLKKFGSVVPFTDCLKSTLLAEGRRPYVIPAGGSNTLGNWGYIEATREIEEQLNGKIKFDDIVVACGSGGTLVGLSLGSWLSTLKAKVHGFSIFDNAHNYFHDLVQRSLDSFGVSIDWHDIVEVHQAKGLGYAMNTCEELHFIREVAQSTGIVLDPVYSGKAAYGMMKEMSENPRKWEGRKVLFIHTGGLLGMYGKVDEFQSVLSGKWRRLDDDLIVPPINEVGKMF, encoded by the exons ATGAAGCTCCGGCCCATTACCAACACCATGGAGATCACGACGCCTGAAATCAgcaagaagaaggaggaggagaacgacGTCGTTCCGGAGAGCCTGGAGTTCCTGACGGTGAGGCGCTACGCGCCGCCGTCCTGGGCCTCCCATCTCAACCACATTCCCACGCACTTCTCTTCTCTTGGCCAC TTTACTACTCCCATTCACAAATGGAACCTTCCAAATCTGCCAAAGAATACCCACGTCTGGATCAAG CGGGAGGATCTTTGTGGAATGCAACTGAGTGGGAATAAGGTCAGAAAATTAGAGTTCTTTATAGCGGATGCTCTGCAGCAAGGCGCCGACTGCATAATTACTGCAGGATTCGTTCAAAGCAACCACTGTCGTGCCACTGCTGTCGCCGCTAAGTACTTCAATCTCGACTCTTATCTTATTCTATTCACTTCCAAG GCCCTTGTAAACGAAGATCCGGGATTAAAAGGAAATCTTCTTGTGGAGCGGTTAGTTGGAGCTCAAGTTGAGCTTGCCCCAATAGAGgatcttaaaaaatttggttctGTTGTG CCATTCACGGATTGCCTAAAGTCAACATTACTCGCTGAAGGAAGAAGACCATATGTTATTCCTGCTGGAGGAAGTAATACCCTTGGAAATTG GGGCTATATTGAAGCAACTAGGGAGATTGAAGAACAACTGAATGGGAAGATCAAGTTTGACGATATTGTTGTAGCTTGTGGCAg TGGAGGCACGCTCGTTGGTTTGTCATTGGGGTCATGGTTAAGTACCCTTAAGGCAAAA GTTCATGGATTCTCTATATTCGACAACgctcataattattttcacgACCTTGTTCAGCGCTCGCTGGACAGCTTTGGTGTTAGTATTGACTGGCATGATATTGTTGAAGTTCATCAA GCGAAGGGTTTGGGGTATGCGATGAACACGTGTGAGGAGCTTCATTTTATTAGAGAAGTTGCTCAGTCTACTGGCATTGTGTTGGATCCAGTGTATAG CGGGAAAGCTGCTTATGGAATGATGAAAGAAATGAGTGAAAATCCAAGGAAGTGGGAAGGGAGGAAGGTTTTGTTCATTCACACAGGAGGACTGTTGGGGATGTATGGCAAAGTTGATGAGTTTCAGTCCGTACTGTCTGGAAAATGGCGTCGTTTGGACGATGATCTAATTGTGCCTCCCATTAATGAAGTTGGAAAGATGTTCTAA
- the LOC111783655 gene encoding putative D-cysteine desulfhydrase 1, mitochondrial, which produces MEMKPESKKNDEVLSNCSLLSVRPYVAPSWASHLNPIPTHFSSLAQVPTPIHKWNLPNLPNNTEVWLKRDDLSGMQMSGNKVRKLEFLIADALQQGADCIITIGAIQSNHCRATAVAAKYFNLDTYLILSTSKALVNQDPGLTGNLLFERLVGAHVELISEEEYAKIGSVALTDYLKSKLVAEGRKPYVIPIGGSNSHGTWGYIEAIREIERQLDTGIDKIKFDDIVVACGSGSTVAGLALGSWLSTLKAKIRAFSVCYDPDYFHKLVQGLLDGLHAGVDSHDIVEIQDAKGLGYAISTPDELNFVKEVAESTGVVLDPVYSGKAAYGMMKDMPENPKKWEGRKILFIHTGGLLGLYAKADQLGSMLGKCSRLDVNECVPRINGVRKMF; this is translated from the exons ATGGAGATGAAGCCTGAAAGCAAGAAAAACGACGAGGTCCTCAGCAACTGCAGCCTCCTCTCTGTCAGACCTTATGTCGCTCCGTCCTGGGCCTCGCACCTAAATCCAATCCCCACTCACTTCTCTTCTCTTGCACAG GTTCCTACTCCCATTCACAAGTGGAACCTTCCTAATCTGCCCAACAACACCGAGGTCTGGCTCAAG CGTGATGATCTTTCAGGAATGCAAATGAGTGGCAATAAAGTCAGAAAATTAGAGTTCTTGATAGCAGATGCTTTGCAACAGGGTGCGGACTGTATTATAACCATAGGAGCCATCCAAAGCAATCACTGCCGGGCTACTGCTGTGGCTGCAAAGTATTTCAATCTTGACACCTATCTTATTCTAAGCACTTCCAAg GCCCTTGTGAATCAAGACCCTGGATTGACTGGAAATCTCCTTTTTGAGCGGTTAGTGGGAGCTCATGTTGAACTTATCTCAGAGGAAGAGTATGCAAAAATTGGAAGCGTG GCACTAACAGATTATCTAAAGTCAAAATTAGTCGCTGAAGGAAGAAAGCCATATGTTATTCCTATTGGAGGATCGAATTCCCATGGAACTTG GGGATATATTGAAGCAATTAGGGAGATTGAACGGCAACTGGATACTGGAATCGACAAGATCAAGTTTGATGATATTGTAGTAGCTTGTGGCAG TGGGAGCACAGTCGCTGGTCTAGCATTGGGATCATGGTTGAGCACATTGAAGGcaaaa ATTCGTGCATTCTCCGTTTGTTATGATCCTGATTACTTCCACAAGTTGGTTCAAGGTTTACTCGATGGCCTTCATGCCGGTGTTGACTCACACGATATAGTTGAAATCCAAGAT GCAAAGGGTCTTGGCTATGCAATTAGCACGCCTGATGAGcttaattttgtaaaagaagTTGCTGAATCCACGGGCGTTGTTCTTGATCCAGTATACAG CGGGAAAGCAGCTTATGGTATGATGAAAGACATGCCTGAGAATCCAAAGAAGTGGGAAGGGAGGAAGATTCTGTTCATTCATACTGGAGGACTGTTGGGACTGTACGCCAAAGCTGATCAGCTGGGCTCAATGTTGGGGAAGTGTAGTCGTTTGGACGTTAATGAGTGTGTGCCTCGAATCAATGGAGTTAGGAAAATGTTCTAA
- the LOC111783656 gene encoding 17.8 kDa class I heat shock protein-like yields MEKGEASNVSYEEFEPFCKWKKLDDSDVHVLEVHLPEFKKEELRVRIKNNSILAISGEHLANDGKKMQFNREIKLPKDIYPDQIRAKFGGSVLSITMPKKPSSAEIGKPKADAASEGNDTAPNDDGKPKNLISRLTSPLSRLKFSKKKATALAAAVVILAFGAYYLIKNRD; encoded by the exons ATGGAGAAAGGTGAAGCTTCGAATGTGTCGTACGAGGAATTCGAGCCTTTCTGCAAATGGAAAAAACTCGACGACTCCGACGTTCATGTTCTTGAGGTTCATCTCCCAG AattcaagaaagaagaattgaGGGTTCGGATAAAGAACAACTCTATCCTTGCAATTTCCGGCGAGCACCTCGCCAATGATGGGAAGAAGATGCAATTCAACAGAGAAATCAAACTCCCAAAGGATATATACCCAGACCAAATCCGTGCCAAATTCGGTGGCTCTGTTCTTTCTATCACGATGCCTAAGAAACCCAGCTCGGCGGAAATCGGCAAACCAAAGGCGGACGCCGCCTCGGAGGGTAATGACACAGCACCCAATGATGATGGTAAGCCAAAGAACTTGATATCCAGGTTAACAAGTCCATTATCGAGGTTGAAATTTAGCAAGAAAAAGGCGACGGCTTTGGCGGCGGCAGTGGTGATTCTGGCCTTCGGAGCTTACTACTTGATTAAAAACAgggattaa